The sequence TCCGTCCTGTCAAAAATAAGATACAAAACAGGTAGAACAAGGGCAGCCAGTCACATGCTCATCTAAGCTAAAATCATATATCAGAAACAAAAGTTCATGCAGGCTTTTAAGTATTGCCAGCAACTCCACCCCGGATAATAATTGACCATGACCTCAATGAAAAaggatgaaggaaaaaaaaatgaaaaggaaaatcagGGCTCTTTGTAAATTCAATTCTGACATTACTAGAACAGGAACATAcataaaaattactatcacaTATACAAATCTCCAAATTACATAGTCTGCAATGATTGGTACCATTTGATCTGAACGAAACTATGTATGGTTCAACCTTGTAAAAAATTCTCTTGTAAGTGCTGTGAATAGAATCTCATTAATACTGTACAATTCTAGAAATGAATGTACAAGCCACAATTTGCCTCAAGAAAAGCCATAAAAACTGACTGTAGAAGGTAGGGATTTGGTCTGAATAGAGAACTACTGTATTGAAGAAATTTGTGTGCAACCAGAGGCCATCAAAATTCAGGTATTTATTCTTCCAATGGAAATGCTTCCTAGGACCAATACTAAGACAACTCTAGAGAGTTAGCTTTAGATTGTGAACATGGCAGCCAACTTGAGATTGGAAATTTGTTTGAGATTCAGGGGGTAGTCATGAAAAATAGCTGGAATAATTCAGGAATTCATGAGTTTTCTTCATGCAACTTGgtagtaataaataaatgttcactGAACCACTAGGATTGATTAACATTCTTGAAGTGGGAACCAAAAAGCATGTGCAGTTGCACAACAGTGTAACAAATAGTTAAACCATGAATCAAATTCCTGAAGCCAGATTTGATAACTAAATAGGCAAACTTCTAAATAATGTAAAGATTAACATCAATTCATGCATTAGAAACACAGGTACATAGGTACAATCAAAGGAAATTGCATGGAAGTCATAAACTATTAGCAGCAACCACAGAAGTAACCAGGTTACATGcatattatcatattaaaagATATCAATTCATTGACTATCAAaagaataaaagtaaaaatataaaacaggATAATCCAACAAAGTAAAAGATACATACAGACAAATGCAACTGAAACCACAAACTGTCACAAAAGCCCTAGATTACATAAGCTTACTTTGGAGAAAAAGCAACCACAGAGTTCAGGAGCACGATACCATCTAGTTGCCACGTAATCCTTCAAAATGTAGATAAGTTACAGACTCATCCTGTTAAAATAACACTAAAGCTCATAATTTCATTGCAAAAAATAGATACATACAGTCCAAAAGATAGCTGATGGGGCATCGTTAAATGACACGCGAGCAAGCCCAAAATCACAAATCTTCAGTTTGCAGTCTGCATTAGCAAGGATGTTTTTTGGCTTTAAATCTCTATGAAACACATTTGCTGCAAAATAAAGACAATATTATTGGTCATTGAGAATATAGAACCAAAAGAAATACGATAATGGCACAATTTTAAACAAAGGTCCAACctgtatgtatatattttagAGCTCGAAGAAGCTGGTATAAGAAAAATTGATAATGCTCGGGCGTGAGATCATCATTTGCCTTAATTACTTGGTGAAGGTCAGATTCCATCAACTCAAAAACAacataaatatctttaaattCTCTTCGAGATGGAGGAAGCATTATATGCTTTATTTGTACAATATCAGGATGCCTAAGCAGCCGAAGGAGCTTAATTTCTCTTAGAATGCGGGTGGCATcggaaacattttcaaaaacatcattgATCTTCTTTATAGCTACCCTCTCTCCAGTGTGAGTATTAACTGCAGATGCAACAACGCCATAGCTTCCTTTGCCAACTACCTCTTGGATTTCATATTGAGTTGCCTCACCATATTCTGTGAAGAATTCTTTGTCAAGCATGCTCTGTGTTAAACAAACTAATATCAGCAACCTTCAAATGATCCAACATTGTCAATGAAACTGATCATTTATTTACTTGACCTACTCAAGAAGATTACAAGATGGTATTTCATGTATACATGAGAAGATGTTTTAGTCATTCAATCATACTTGATTGAGGTCACTAGAGCACTGTGGTAGTGTTTTATAGGTTGCACCAAGCATGTCTAAAGGTTTAGTCCATAAGCAATGCAAAGGGGAATGGTTTTAGTCTCTCTTCTGTATCAGTGCCTCTTTACTTCCCCATTAAAACCCACTAACAAATCACATCCTTTcatgttgaaaaagaaaaacgagAAGCATATAAGtattcaaaaacattttttagaaagaaaagatTTGATGATAATTTAACAGAAATTCAAAGCCAGATGATTAAAGCCCATCAAGCATGCCAATTACTTGTTATTGAATCTCCATATATTTcacactttaaataaaaagagtttTGAACAAATGATGATGATCAACTGCAACTACACTGAGAAGCAaccatatttcaatttttagtcCTTTTCATCCTCCCCCATCTGAGCAAAATCCTGGCTTCCTGAGCTATTCAAGAGCATGggggtttttcttcttcttcttctcttttttccccTTCCTTTTTCTGATAGGACATCCTAAGTAGCATGCACCTATGAGGGAGGTGAAACAAAATTCCATTATGCTTAGGtaaaggttgttttttttttttttttgataggtaaaagcatAAGATAATTTATAAATGAGGAAAAAAGGGAGCCCTAAGGCCAATCCAAagtatacaggaagtatacaacaAGCGCCAAAAggcaaaaacaacaaaaaataagaagggaTACAAAAAACCTCACCCTCCTCACCTAGAACccaactaataaaaaaaaatcgattAAAGGTAAAGGACTATCATCTATATGCAATTTAGTCCATGACAAAAAACTACACACAAAAAAATTATCCATCCTATGAATTGAAAGCTCTTCATTGTTGAAAGCTATTCTGTTTCTTTACTTTCACACCAcccaaaaaaggcataaagggGCCAGCATCCAAGCCTTTTTATTCTTCTTGTCTACAAAGGACTCATACCAACCAAGGAGAGTCTTCCTAACTGAGAATGGAAGAACCCATGTCACACCAAATAGAGCAAATAATGACTCCCACAAAACCTTAGTCTTTGTGCAATGAATTAAGATGTGATTAGTAGACTTTTCATTGGCAAGACAAAAGAAACATCTGTTAGCTAGGGTCCACCCCCTCCTCTTTAGCTAATCCAATGTTAAGACTTTCCCTCAGgaggcttcccaagcaaaaaaacccactttGGGAGGAACATAAGGGCCCCATATGATACTCCTCAGAAACAGGACTGTATTTCCAGGCTCGACTGCACTGTACAGGGACTTAACAGAAAAAATCTCAGCTAGTCTTTTTCCATATCACCCTATCCTCCAAATCTGCACTTACCCTCTTCCCTTGAATTGTCAAGAGGAGTCATTCCACCAAGTCCACCTCTCAATTGTTGAAAGCCCTAGAAAAATGAAGACTCCAACTCCCCCCCGCCCCCTCAACTGAAGGGTCCCAAACCTCCACCACCCACTCCTCTTTTGATACCACCAAGTTAATGGAGGttaattaatactttaaattcAACAAATGATAAAACAAACAACTTTGAGAGAACTAGGTTTCAGTGATTAAAGGCAAGAGGGATAACAGCACAAGAGCACAAACCAGAACAGGAAAGGAAGGGGGAATGGAAGAACCACTTCCAAGTGTAGCCCccatgaaaggaaaaaaatcaaaagaaggaTATAATAATTACTACTTTGTAATAGGTTTGATGACAAAAAATTTGTTAGGCACCTAGCACAAGATATTCAACAAAGAGAGATTCCATGCAAGTAGATCATAGATGAATCACACTCATGTGCAATATATCAACTTTCAATAGATAGAAtcaaataggacaatgatgtaCAAGAATACAATAATGCACTAGGTAACATAGACATCATAAAAGCAAAGCATAGGTTCCAACAGATCACCATTTAGTATCATTTTTACAATCATAATTGCATCTTTGTAGGCTTCATCcaaatgttttaattaaatttaatcttattatGATCTAGCAAAACTGGATTAACCCATTTGAATCTCATGGAACACTAAAAGACCATGACTGAGTTAAGTACAGCAAAGAACAAGGAGAAACAGACACATAGGCTACCAAAAAAATAAGTAGTCAAAAATTGTGAATCGACGTTCTCCAAGAATCTCAATGTTCTAATGCATCAGAAGAACCAAGCCAACCCAAAATATCTCCCACTTGATAGGTTCAATATCATACAAAACACAAAATTTCTAATGCAAAAATAGATTCGCAGGAAACCAAGACGGTGAATCTGATCATATAGAGCTGCATTGAAGAAATAACCAACTCGTAGAAAAGTATTCTGATCGAACCACAAACCTTACCTCTGGTTgtgataaaaattaaagaaaagaacagaaaagaaaatataactcTTAATGTATGCTTTATGTTGATTTTCTGtccaaatgatgaaaaatcaacGTTATGAAAATctaattccttttcttttcctacattttctcaacaaccaaacagagcaaCGCAAAATGATGATAAACACGAGGGAAAAATAACCTTGAGTCAGTCCAAAGACCAATCTTCGAGGAAGTGCTCCCAGAGAACGGTGGCATGATACGCATGTgtctatatataaatatatatttcgttatatagacaaaaaaaattgaacttgtCAACTCGACTGTTGTGTAAAATGTAAATACAACAAATTCAGAATAAAAACAGTTTGCTGTAAAAAAACAGAAACTGCGAAAACAAACCGAATGATCCAAAAGACCTTAAATTTCGCCCAATCTTCAGCCAAGGAAAAGGACGAAATTAATGCAGGCAGTTCTAAAAATGCGAACCTTATCTTATCCAACAACACGCACAAAGCTTTTGCAGAGAGATAAAGTAGTTGGAGTCGTATGAGAACAGACCTTCCTGTGAGAATCCATGGATGTCAGTCTGTGATTGGTTCGCTTGGGGACTTTGATGAGCTTCAACCGCACCCGATCTTCTAGATGTTGTCCTACTTCCTCACTTGTGGAGTCTACGCCGTCATCGCTGAGCAAAACTTGGTCGTTTCTGGCGTTTTGAATCTTTTcagtatatttattattatcattgttattgttatgATTGAAACGAGAGGAGCGACGTTGGAACCAGCGGCGAAAGCCATCGACTATAGCCCCTCCACCTCCTACTCCTCCGCCCATCTCCCTCACAGGCTCACCCTCGTATCATCGATGACTCGCCGACAACGTTTCCGGTCATTTCAGTCGGAATTTTTTCCCACTATTTTCTGTGTCCGGACGGATGGATCATAAATATGCCTGGGAAGCGGAGAGAGCACTTTTGTTAGGAGTTGGTTTCCTTACGCCATTCGAGGAAGCTAATGGCCTAAAAAGAAGGCTCTTCTTCACTACTAACATCTTTACTGCTTAATTTAAAAgctatttttcaataataataataaagtccGTAAAATACACTCatctttctaaaaatcataGCTACAGTGAAAGGGGGTTGTGGGATTAGACGTGGAGAAACGGTGCCATCAGGCGTGTGCACCCTTGACTATTGGGCCGAGATTGTCATGGTCCATGGTCTAAAACGGTGGTTGTCTGTCATTATCTTCTCAGATATGTCCCAAATTTTACATAcacttttccaaattttaattcaaagtcTTTGTCTTTCGTTCTTAACTTTTGGAGTACATTTCAAAGTCTCTCTGTAGAAAGCGATTTTTCTTGTAAAGCAATCTTTTTAATTGCTTCTCCATGAaccattacaaataattttttaatcttttaaaaaatattttctaaatttttgtataCCTTTAATCAAAGTCTTAAAATGAGTTTGAcaatatatgtattaaaaataaatttaataattttttataaaaaatattattaaaaaaattacttatggAATATTTTGTTGGAAagcatttgaattttttttttataagtttattGTTGAAAGTAATTCACGGATAGAATTAAGAtagtttgtttttatatttttttcataatttattataaattttttttattaaatagaaaaaatcaaatattttgattttttttaaataaaaaaatattttattggttttttttttactttttaaaatttaataaaaataaaatatttaaaaataaataatttaatatttaatactattaaggattaaagttctatttaaaattaagtaaaaaaaacaaacaccctctattaaaacacttaaaagatgaaaaattaaagCACTTAAAAATGGTATTAGTTTGATGAAATTTAAGGTATTATTCGGACATCATTTcctccaaaaagaaaataaaaaattaggatttaaaattgtttttgaaaacaattttctattattcacaacaaaaaacatgaaaaacacatttaataattaaaagttgttttttattttctattattaagaaaaaaacaaaatgtttttaaggaacataatttaattattttttattatttttcacttattttatgaggattgttttaagaaataattatataaatatatagaatgattaaaaataaaatactatatataaaaattatttttaaaacacgtttaaaaatattaaaaatatgttaaaaatattttaagtttccaaacaaacttttattctataaaaataaaataaaatttctcaaaaactattttcaaaaataatgttttaaaaacatttactAAACAAGTCCCTAGCTTTGCAAACTATACATGCAGAGCCATGAAGAGTGCTTGACTTGAATGGGAGTGAGGCTGACAATAGACCTCAACCCCGCTACCACATCTCTAGGCCTTAACAATGGTTAAGAAGGGAAGCCATTAACACTCAAGTGACTGTCTTATGCATTCCATAGAAACGTCAAAATCAGGAAACGAGATGGGTCGTCATTTTGCCATTTAAAGCCAAAACATAAAATTCGGGGGGCCCATACTCCATAGCCCTACAAATATGCAGAAAGCCATCCACTTGATCAAATAATTCAATGCCTAAAATAGAAGGCCATGCTCTacaaatgcatgcatagtgGGTGACCACATCTACGTACACAACCTTCAAACTCTCCAAACATGTCTAATTTCCAACTGAGTTTGACTTTACACATGCACCATTGCTGACAACCTTTACATTCAATGGCACCATGCATGTAGGAACTAGAAATTTATTGAAGCGCTAacaattaaaattcaaaagattGAGGCCGAATTTTCTTAACCGGTTGATAAACAAATAGttacttaaatattaaaaatattaaaaacacttctaaaaattactgtcaaacacacCCTAAGCTTCTGCTGCTAAGGTGTATGCTTTCAAACTACCGGTTCTACTAACCTATTACTTCCAACCATAAAACTAATACAATGTTCTACCACTATAACTTGGTTGGAACACTTTGTTTGCCAATAGTTTGCCCATTCAAGGACTTGGCCATACAAGAAAATGGAGAGTAGtaactttttaaaactaaaaggagaaaaaccctaattacaaaataacCATTGTAAAGCAATTCATCTTTCCCCCACAACGATCTACTGCAACACTACTACAGATACTACCACCACTCTTTATTGTTAATTCTAAAAGGAAATTTTTAGCACCGTGGTAGCTGTCCTGGGTTCCTTCAATCAAGGTTTTGAAGGACTTCCCCAATATGGATGTGCTTTGGTTGCTGCTGCTCAGTTATGAGGGGACAATGATTCTCCATAGTTGTGTCAAAATGAGGCTTTCGTTTAGATCGTCTTAGATTCTGAGAGGTTGAAAAACCCCCCATCATAGTCTCTGCATCTTGTTTTGGCTTTCGAGGTCTTCCTCGTCTTAGATTCTGAGAGGTTGAAAAATCCCCAACCGTAATCTCTGTGTCTCGTTTTAGCTTACGAGGTCTCCCTCGCCCTCGATTCTGTGGTGGGTGCTGTTGATAAGACTCATGCTGCAAAGGCAACAATGCTTCATCTCTTGTAATTGTATCAGGTTGTGGTTCAGGAGGCCTTCCGTGGCCTCGATGCTGGGAGAATGTATGCTGAGGAGGACCTATGGGCAGCAATGCCCCTGCATCTGTATCCTCTTCTGGTATAGAAGCTATGCCTTGGTGTTGAGATTGTGGCTGTTGCTCCTCAAAATGATGCTGAGTATTGACTGGGGGCAATGAATCAAACGGGCTCTTCCTCCTATTTCGTTGCTTTGGCAGCTCCTCTACAGATTCCCCCTCCTCATCTTCCACCCTAGGGCTAGAGGATTCAACAGGTATGACCATCAAAGTAGCACAATTATCATCATTGAGGCATGATGATTGCAGTAACTCGGATCTCACCTCATTTTGTTGTCCTTGTGAttgattttttccttcattcacTTGATAATCCTGTTCGTTTGCTCCATCAATGAcataattttcatgtttttgtgcTTGACTCAATTCTTTAATCACCACTTTCTCTTGTTCTcctagttgattttttttttcaaccactGCTTCCTTGTCATAAATACCACGGCGTCCCCTACCCTGATGACGCTTCCGCTTCTGCTGCTTTTCTTTCCgcttagggttagggtttccggTTGGAATCATATAATGATCATCAGATGTAACAACAATGTCACCATTCTGAGCAAGTTTACAAAGATGGTGACTTAGATAACTTGAATGAGCCCAAGGCACttcataatttgatttaatgaaCTCTGACAGAGATTTCTCACTTGAaccccttttttctttcaatgtCTTAATCGCATCCAATATCATCTGCACAAAAACCAGACTTTCACCATTTCACAAATGGAAATCAAAACTTATCAATGCGATTACATGTAGCTCTATAACTCAATAAAATCAATACAGACATTGAACTGGTTTCCCAAATTTTATGACTTTGGAATGAATAGAaccctttttttccttcaaacaaTCATGATAAATACACTCACACCACAAGATTGCTC is a genomic window of Vitis riparia cultivar Riparia Gloire de Montpellier isolate 1030 chromosome 1, EGFV_Vit.rip_1.0, whole genome shotgun sequence containing:
- the LOC117919324 gene encoding uncharacterized protein LOC117919324, whose amino-acid sequence is MDSQPQNPNPHTTSQNHKQKPNMDKLKKAVLGAMTLDSATPLSEETKKCIEKRLLQLFPVIRTPDHPPYAWMILDAIKTLKEKRGSSEKSLSEFIKSNYEVPWAHSSYLSHHLCKLAQNGDIVVTSDDHYMIPTGNPNPKRKEKQQKRKRHQGRGRRGIYDKEAVVEKKNQLGEQEKVVIKELSQAQKHENYVIDGANEQDYQVNEGKNQSQGQQNEVRSELLQSSCLNDDNCATLMVIPVESSSPRVEDEEGESVEELPKQRNRRKSPFDSLPPVNTQHHFEEQQPQSQHQGIASIPEEDTDAGALLPIGPPQHTFSQHRGHGRPPEPQPDTITRDEALLPLQHESYQQHPPQNRGRGRPRKLKRDTEITVGDFSTSQNLRRGRPRKPKQDAETMMGGFSTSQNLRRSKRKPHFDTTMENHCPLITEQQQPKHIHIGEVLQNLD